Proteins found in one Acidobacteriota bacterium genomic segment:
- a CDS encoding ABC transporter permease: MFLQISCSTRPGSHRLKRYGMTTLWQDVRYSLRMIAKSPGYAVIAILTLALGIGANTTIFSWINSTLLNPIPGLATPHEVVSLSLSRSGENPFPFTYPDVEAMRDGQQSFAGITSCNVIPISLTGKGKPERVWSVLASANYFDVLGVKPILGRGFLPAEDRTPGGAPVAVISYRLWQTHFAGNPEIVGQTIELNQHPYTIVGVTPAVFQGSQTGLRSEIWIPIMMSPQLSPQGDLLHDHHYFWLFVFARLKPGVMAQQAQEEMTLRLQQEVRNYPEEHRGHDAVTVYPLWRSPFGANQFLSKLLPMLMTIAGLVLLLACANVANLMLVRSVARRREIAVRMSLGASRWRLVRQLLVESLVLALAGGTVAFLMTFWTAGTFMKFLPTTDFPIALSVRADRAVLLATMVISVLTGVIFGILPALRSSSEAPAGVLKEDTGSASGGLRKARLASGLVVAQISLSLLLLVCAGLFIRSFRSAQTIDPGFNPHNVLIASYDLFTAGYSQERGAAFDRQLVAKLAAQPGIESIALSSRVPLGFGGGGSTSVKPEGYVLRPNESMETQAAVVTPNYLQTLQIPLLKGRDFTLQDAEKSQRVAIVNQTFAERYWPNQEAIGKQFNSDYTHEWFTVVGVARDSKVNGLNEKPTPFLYLPLYQLYRANVIVTARVTGDPLAFGKTVEKSIHDLNPELVMFEVTTLEMRAQIASIGQRIAGTFVGAFGLLALVLAAVGIYGVTAYTTRQRTHEFGIRVALGASKEDILRLVFGYGFRLTLAGVILGLAASFALTRFLRGMLLGVNSTDTLTFASVAILLCAVALFACLIPARRAMRVNPIVALRYE, translated from the coding sequence ATGTTCTTACAAATCTCTTGTTCTACCAGACCAGGCTCTCACAGACTTAAGAGGTACGGGATGACTACCTTGTGGCAAGACGTGCGGTACAGCCTGCGGATGATCGCCAAATCGCCGGGATATGCGGTGATCGCCATTCTGACGCTTGCCCTGGGCATCGGCGCGAATACCACGATCTTCAGTTGGATCAACTCGACATTGCTGAATCCCATTCCCGGGCTGGCGACGCCGCATGAGGTGGTCTCACTGTCGCTCAGCCGGAGCGGCGAGAACCCCTTTCCGTTCACCTATCCTGATGTCGAGGCCATGCGCGACGGACAGCAGAGTTTTGCCGGCATTACCTCGTGCAATGTGATTCCAATAAGCCTGACGGGCAAAGGCAAGCCGGAGCGCGTTTGGAGTGTGTTGGCATCAGCCAATTACTTCGATGTGCTGGGCGTGAAGCCCATCCTGGGGCGCGGATTTCTGCCGGCCGAAGACCGCACGCCGGGAGGCGCGCCGGTCGCGGTGATCAGCTATCGGCTGTGGCAAACGCATTTCGCCGGCAATCCGGAGATAGTGGGCCAGACGATTGAACTCAATCAGCACCCGTACACGATCGTGGGCGTAACACCGGCGGTGTTTCAGGGGAGCCAGACGGGGCTGCGCTCGGAAATCTGGATTCCGATCATGATGTCTCCGCAATTGTCGCCGCAGGGCGACTTGCTTCACGATCACCACTACTTCTGGCTGTTCGTCTTCGCGCGCTTGAAGCCTGGTGTCATGGCCCAGCAGGCACAGGAGGAGATGACGCTGCGGCTGCAGCAGGAGGTAAGAAATTATCCGGAAGAGCACCGGGGACACGACGCTGTCACAGTGTATCCGCTGTGGCGCAGCCCGTTTGGCGCCAATCAATTTCTCTCGAAGCTGCTTCCGATGCTGATGACAATCGCGGGACTGGTGCTTCTGCTGGCTTGTGCGAACGTAGCCAATCTGATGCTGGTGCGCTCAGTGGCGCGGCGCCGCGAGATTGCGGTTCGCATGTCGCTGGGTGCAAGCCGCTGGCGACTGGTGCGGCAACTGCTCGTGGAAAGTCTGGTGCTGGCACTGGCGGGCGGGACGGTCGCGTTTCTGATGACATTCTGGACCGCCGGAACATTCATGAAATTCCTGCCGACGACCGATTTCCCGATCGCGCTCAGCGTCCGGGCAGACCGCGCCGTGTTGCTTGCCACCATGGTGATCTCAGTACTCACGGGCGTGATTTTCGGCATCTTGCCTGCCCTGCGGTCTTCGAGTGAAGCACCGGCTGGGGTGTTGAAAGAGGATACAGGGAGCGCATCTGGAGGACTGCGGAAGGCGCGGCTCGCGAGCGGGCTGGTGGTGGCGCAAATTTCCCTCTCACTACTTCTACTGGTCTGCGCCGGTCTGTTCATCCGCAGCTTCAGGAGTGCGCAGACTATTGATCCCGGATTTAACCCGCATAACGTGCTGATCGCTTCCTACGATCTATTTACGGCGGGATATTCGCAGGAGAGGGGAGCTGCTTTCGATCGCCAGCTCGTCGCGAAGCTGGCAGCGCAGCCGGGCATTGAATCGATAGCTCTCTCGAGCCGTGTGCCGCTGGGATTTGGCGGCGGCGGCTCGACGAGCGTGAAGCCGGAGGGCTACGTACTGCGGCCGAACGAATCCATGGAAACGCAGGCGGCCGTTGTCACGCCGAATTATTTGCAAACATTGCAGATTCCGCTGCTGAAAGGCCGCGACTTCACGCTGCAGGACGCGGAGAAATCGCAGCGCGTGGCCATCGTCAACCAAACTTTTGCGGAGCGCTACTGGCCGAATCAGGAAGCGATCGGCAAGCAATTCAACTCAGACTACACGCACGAGTGGTTCACCGTCGTCGGCGTGGCGCGCGACAGCAAAGTGAACGGATTAAACGAAAAGCCGACGCCATTCCTGTATCTGCCGCTGTATCAGCTTTATCGGGCCAACGTGATCGTCACCGCGCGGGTCACAGGTGATCCGCTGGCCTTCGGCAAGACAGTCGAGAAATCCATCCATGACTTGAATCCCGAATTGGTGATGTTCGAAGTGACCACTCTCGAAATGCGCGCGCAAATCGCCAGCATCGGGCAGCGTATCGCAGGGACATTCGTGGGCGCATTCGGGCTGCTGGCGTTGGTCCTGGCGGCGGTGGGAATTTACGGTGTCACCGCCTATACCACGCGGCAGCGCACCCACGAATTCGGCATTCGCGTGGCGCTGGGGGCAAGCAAAGAGGATATTCTGCGTTTGGTCTTTGGCTACGGCTTTCGCTTGACGCTCGCGGGGGTGATCCTGGGCCTGGCAGCCTCATTTGCGCTGACGCGCTTCTTGCGTGGCATGCTGCTGGGTGTGAACAGTACCGATACGCTAACCTTTGCAAGCGTAGCGATTCTGCTCTGCGCCGTGGCGCTCTTCGCCTGCTTGATTCCCGCGCGCCGCGCCATGCGAGTAAACCCGATCGTCGCGTTGCGCTACGAGTAA